A part of Aegilops tauschii subsp. strangulata cultivar AL8/78 chromosome 2, Aet v6.0, whole genome shotgun sequence genomic DNA contains:
- the LOC141020524 gene encoding uncharacterized protein, with protein sequence MAERFSGDGAAANGFGRRHLHEDEARLLFEAEYPVSPDMRVPGAWRISAGGVPVPPPPIGAARRAEIARIRASLPRAAREGPRHTPDSPLWEAYFRRRHAEQLEATNGAVPSDRLNSEGRRRWWSVPGRTLEAVLEYIEGGNTPRLEYPAPPSFSRRRGSSWTPRRMERPGASSSSSGRSSGSPCLRPAKPEPQATPVSARTRSSGVRFSDSTPHPAASSSSSPSRSPASPRSTRR encoded by the coding sequence ATGGCCGAGCGATTCtcaggcgacggcgcggcggcgaatgGCTTCGGGCGCCGCCATCTGCACGAGGACGAGGCTCGCCTCCTCTTCGAGGCCGAGTACCCGGTCTCGCCGGACATGCGGGTGCCCGGGGCGTGGAGGATCAGCGCCGGCGGTGTGCCGGTGCCACCACCACCCATCGGGGCGGCGCGGCGTGCGGAGATCGCACGTATCCGCGCGTCCCTGCCGCGGGCGGCGAGGGAAGGCCCGCGGCACACCCCGGACAGCCCGCTCTGGGAGGCCTACTTCCGCCGCCGACACGCCGAGCAGCTCGAGGCGACGAACGGCGCCGTGCCCTCCGACAGGCTCAACTCCGAGGGCCGGCGCCGGTGGTGGAGCGTGCCCGGCCGCACGttggaggccgtcctcgagtacATCGAGGGCGGCAACACGCCGCGCCTCGAGTACCCCGCTCCCCCGTCCTTCTCACGCCGCCGGGGGAGCTCCTGGACGCCGAGGCGTATGGAGCGGCCCggcgcgtcctcctcctcgtccgggCGCTCGTCGGGCTCTCCCTGCCTCCGCCCCGCCAAGCCGGAGCCCCAGGCCACGCCTGTCAGCGCGCGCACCCGCAGCTCTGGCGTCCGCTTCAGCGACTCCACCCCCCATCCGGCCGCTTCGTCCTCGTCGAGCCCAAGCCGGAGCCCGGCCTCCCCGCGGAGTACGAGGAGATAG